GAAACGCCGTCTCATTGAAACCCACCTTCGCTGTGACCTCCTGCATTTGCTGCTCCGTGAGACCCTCGCCGTCCAGGACAACCCCTGCCGGGTTCCCCTTGTTCGGAATGCTGCTGAACGCATCGTAATGATAGACTTTGATGTTCTGCACACCTGCACCGCCTGTCTTTTTTGAGTAATATGATAGCATAAATGTATATAAAGTGAATTTAAGATATTTAGGCATTATGATATGTTCGGTTTTCCGCATACATTCGGTCCTTGGACGCTGCGTGTGCCCAATGTAGTCGGTTTTTCGATTACATTTGCACCACGCGCCTCCACCACGCCCAATGTGGTCGGTTTTTCGATTACATTTGGACCAAGCGCCCCCGCCACGCCCAATGTGGTCGGTTTTTCGATTACATTTGGACCAAGCGCCTACGCCCCTGCCCATTGTGTTCGGTTTTCCGCATACATTCGGCCCGCGCATCCCGTCCCTGCCCATTGTGATCGGTTTTTCGCTTACATTTTTCCCACGAACCCCGCGCTAGCTCATTGTGTTCGGTTTTTCGCATTCACACACAAAAACAGCAACGGATCTCCTAAAGACTAAATAGGACGATATCCGTTGCTGCAATCATAGAAAGCTATTCGATTTGTCTACTCAGCCGCATCTTGCTTCCCCAACCAAGCCAGCTCCGCCATCGCCCGCAGCGGGCCGCGGAGGCCTGCCGCCACTTCCGCTTCGGTCTGCGCCTCCGGCTTGTCACTCCAGATGGAGAAGGTGGTGCCGATGAGCTCACGCGGATACACTCCAGTATACTCCTGCTTAGCTTCCCCGGTACGGGCCGGGAACAGGCCGGGATGCCAGGAGGCGCGGATTTTCTCGCCTGTCGGATACGTATAGCCCGCATGTTCACCCAGCACGTAATACAAGTAGCCATCGTTGTAGTTGATCACCTGATGACCCTTGGAGAGAATGTCTTCCACCGGGGCCATCATCGGGTGCCACTTGGTCCAATACGTGATTTGAATGGACGGCTTGGGCGCGACCCGCTGGGTCTGATCCGCACGGTACAGGCCGTCATTCCAGGCGCGGACCGTCCAGCCTTTCGACTCCAGATGCTCAGCGACCTCATTAAGGTAATCAATATACGTGTCCACGCCCGTTCCGCCGCTGATGTTCAGCACATTCCGGGCATACTCGGCGAGCTGCGGATACTTATCGAATTCCGCGAAGTTGATGAATTCATCCCCGCCAATATGAAAATAGCGGCTGCCCGCAAACAACTCGGCGTATTCGTCAATCAACTCCAGCACGAACTGGCGGGCAGCTGGATTCGTAATATCCAGCGCCCCCGGAGCCGGGGCTCCGGCTGCATCCTTAAGCAACCACTCGGGATGAGTGCGGAGCGCCTGTCCCAGATGCCCCGGTGAATCCAGTGAAGGGATAATGTCGATATGATACCGCCGGGCGGCATGGATAATGGCTGCCATCTCCTGTTTGGTTAGAGCTTGCTCCGACACTACCTCGGGATGGCTCTCACTCATCAAGCGGAAGCCTTCGTTCTCCGAGAAATGAAGCTGCAGCGTATTGAGCCGGAGCTGAGACATCTCTCTGATTCTGTCCAAGATCCAATCTTCGGTATAGAATTTACGGCCGATGTCGATATGCAGCGCCCGTTCCGCCACTGCAGGAGAATCGCTCATGGTTCCGCAAGGCACGAAGCCGTCTGCCGCCAGCCTCTGCAGCAGCATCCGCAGTCCATACATCACCGCCCGTTCACTTGACGCGGTAATCTTCGCATAACGTCCGATGTCAATGACGTAAGCTTCCTGGCTGTCCAAGTGGCCCGCTGCTTCATGCTCCATGAGCTCAATGACGATATCTCCTGAAGCGGCTGACTCACACTGTCCATAGAGAACAGCCATAAGCTGATCCGCCGGCGTCAGACTGCCAATGAATTCCGTGAGAACAATGAAGAGGGTGTCATTCAGAACCCTGTTATCCTCTGATCTGGCATTGTCTGCAATCCGAACCCTGGACTCTGCAGACAGACGCCATGGCTCCCCGGATGCCGCCGATATATGCTGCTGCACAACTGTGAGCGGGCCGTTATTCGAGGAGTACTTATCTAATGGTTTATCCATATTATCCCACCTCTTCCCCTTCGCCTGGATCAGCGCAGCCGGATGCCAACCGTTGTAATCTCATGCCCGCCAAGCGGAAGCTTAAGCGAGGCGTTTCCTTCAGGCTGAAGCTCCTCACCTTCTGCTTCCAGTATATTCGAAGTATAGAAGGCAGCGGCCGGCAGCGCGGATTCCAGCTCCAGCTCACAAGGTTCAGCGGTCAGGTTGAACCAGCGGAGCAGCACATCGCCGCGCTCTTTGTTCAGCTTCATAGAGGAGAACGCAGCAGTCCCGCCACTCCAGTGGACAGCCGAATATACGGCGGGAATTGACCCTGCATGAACCTCTGCCTGCGCACAGGTCCACGGAATCTGGAACTGGTAGGCAGCAGCAGCGGCACCGGAGGTTACGGCATCCCCGCTATGCGGCAGGAGCAGCAGATCTGCTGTTTGTTCTCCCAGGCACTGGGCTTCAGGCGTAGGGAACCAGCCCCAGTCACCCATCTCACCGACACTGCGGAGCAGCGTCACGGCGATCGTATTGCGGCCATCCCGCAGAATCTCGTATTCATGTAATCCGAGGTTAGCGACCGTCAGGCCTACGTTCTCCCCGGCAACATCCACGAAGCACTGCTGATGCTGCGCATTGCTAGGATTCTGCCATTCCGGCGCCGGCTCGTTCGGACGCTCCGCCAGCTCGAACATCGAATCTACGCGGTGTGAGACTGCGGCCAGATCCGCAGGGAAAAGCATCCGCAGACGGTGGTCCTTAGCCGCATTATCGATGAAGCTCTTCACTTCCAGCCCTTTGCCGTTGCGTTCCAGTCTTAAGACGGTCCGCAGCTTCAAGGTTACCGTGGCGGCAGCGCGCTGCGCCAGCCGCTCCGGGTAATAGACCAGCGCCCGCTGCTCTTCTTCCAGCAGGGCATCGGCCGAAGCCGGAATCTCCCATTCACGGGCGATTTCGATGGAAGCCCGGTATGGCGTATCTTCAATAACAGCGATATCTGCGTTAAGGCCGAGAGTCGTCAGCGGTACTTCGCCCGCAGGCTGTCTGTACATATATTCGTTCCCGATGTCACCTGTGTTCTCATAGACACCAAGGTCACGGTAGATCTTGCCGCTCGGCTTATGCTCCAGTGTGAAGGAGCCGTCAGCCATAACCTCTACCCGCAGCGTATCGTTCTCCAGCACGCGCGCGCCGTGAACCAGCGAAGCCGGAACGGAAGCCATAGCTTCCAGGTTCGCCGCCGGAGCGCTTCCGGCAACATCAGCGGCGTTCGCTCCAAGAGGGCGAACCCAGGCATAGGTGCGTAGCCCTAAGGCAGGCACAGCCGCCGCCTCGAAGGTCAGCCGCACCTTGCGGCAGCTATAAGGCTGGCGGAATCGGTCATCTGGCAGATCATAGCCGAAGGACAAGCCGAGATCCTCAACCGTACAAGGAATCGGCTGGCCTTGTTCATCGACCAGGACCCGTCCGTCCAGCTCAACAGCCTTCATCCGCCGGGCATTCTCATCCAGCGGCAGACCGTCACGCAGATACTGGCGGGCTGCATCCAGCTCCACGGTCACGGTACCGGTGCGGCTCCAGCCGCTGGTATTCGTTACAATGAGCGGAAGTGCCTCTTCGCCGTAAGCGGCGAAGCCGGAGGTGTCCACCGCTGCGGTGATGGCCTGCATACTGCCTTCCACAATACCTTCGGCCGTGTGATAGCTTTTGTCGAAGCGGGTAACCATCTCGCGGTGCACCTCATCCACGCTGCAGCCGCAGATGGAATCATGCGGATGGTTCTGTAGCAGCGTCTTCCACGCATAATCCAGCAGATGATGCGGATACTCCCCGCCGTGCAGTCCCGCGATAACGGCCAACGGCTCGGCCACCTTCTCCAGCATGGCCTGGCCGCGTTGGTTGAGCTGCTTCAGATATACCCGGGCGGAAGCGGTATTGACCAGCGTGCCCCAGCCGTCCGTGCGCTGGCTCCGCAGCTCGCCCTTCACCGTGGACAGGCTGCGTCCAGCCAGCGAAGCTTCCACAGCCCGGATGTAGTCCGGGAAGTTGGAATGAACGAAGTTGACCTCCGGGTGCAGCTTCTCCGCCATGCGGATGGCCTCCGGCAGGTCGGTCTGCAGCGGCTGGTGATCACAGCCGTTCATGAACAGCAGCTGATCGGTCGCCGCATACTGCCGGGCATCGCCCAGCTTGCGCTCCCAGAAGCGGCGTGCTTCCTCTTCATCCACGGGAACCTCATTCCCGTTGGAATACCAGTTGGCGAACAGGATGCCCAGCACCTGCGAGCCGTCCGGCCCTTCCCAGACCAGCTCCGAGAACGAGGATTCATAGCCGTCATCGGAGACCATATTGTTGAAGCCCGTAGGCTTCACTCCGCGCCCGAAGAAGGCGTTAGTGATGCCAGCCTGCTGCATAAGCTGCGGAATCTGTCCGGTCAGGCCGAAGGTGTCCGGGAAATAACCGATTTTGGACACTTCCCCATAGACTGCCGCGTCCTGATGTCCTAGCTGTAAGTTACGTACATTGGCTTCCGGGCTGGTGAGATAAGCATCCTGCAGAATGTACCAAGGTCCGATAAATATCCGGCCCTCACGGATCTGCCGTACCAGCCGCTCCCGGTTCTCCGGGCGGACCTGGAGATAATCCTCGATGATAATTGTCTGGCCGTCGAAGAAAAAGCTGCGGAAGTCCGGGTTCTGCTCCAGCGTGTCCAGCAAAGTGTCCACCAGCTCAATCAGCCGGATGTGATGGCGTTCATAAGGCAAATACCATTCCCGGTCCCAGTGCGTATGCGAGATAATATGTGCCGTCTGTTGTTTGGTCATAACCTGTTACCCCTCAATCTCCAGCGGATATTCATCCATATAGCTGATCAGCTCATCCACAGTCGTGAACGCCAGTCCTGTTACGGTATCCGCACAGCCGTAATAGATGGCAATCCGCCCGGTAGCCGCATCAGTCAATGCCGCGCAAGGGAATGTTACATTTGGCACATCGCCTACACACTCATACAGCTCTTCCGGGCCGAGAATGTAGTTGCGCGAACGGGCCTTCACCTTCCAAGGCTGATCCAGATCCAGCAGCGCGACACCCATGCGGTATACGAATCCGTTACAGGTGTTGATAACGCCGTGATAGATCAGCAGCCAGCCCTTGTCAGTTTCAATCGGAATCGGACCGGGGCCAATCTTCTTGGACTGCCATGCCGAAGCATCACCATCCACCGTACCCATCACATAGCGGTGCTTGCCCCAGAAGGTAAGGTCAGGACTCTCACTGTAAAAAATATCGCCAAACGGCGTATGCCCGGTATCACTCGGACGGCTGAGCATGGCATAATTGCCGCCGATTTTACGCGGGAGCAGCACTCCGTTGCGGTTATACGGCAGGAAGGCATTTTCCAGCTGGTGGAAGGTTTTGAAATCGAATGTGTACGCTAGTCCAATCGTTGGGCCGTGATAGCCATTGCACCAGGATACATAATATCGGTCGTCAATCTTGCAGACGCGTGGATCATAGCGGTACTCGCGCTTGATGATCTCTTCATCGCCCTCGAATACGATAGGCTCATGATTGATGTTCCAGTTCACGCCGTCTTCACTAAATCCCGCAAAGATATCCATGCTGACCGACCGCGAATCACAGCGGAACACCCCTGCAAAGCCGCCCTCAAAAGGAATGACCGCCGAGTTAAACACACTGTTCGAGTTCGGAATGGCGTTGCGCGGAATGATCGGGTTAGCGGAATATCTCCATACCGGGGAATTCGTGCCTTCAGGCTTCTCCTGCCAAGGAATGTTCGGTAGTGCTTCTCCAATAATTGTACTCATGATCAGGTCTCCTTTATCTGTGAAAAAGTATGTTTGTCTTAGAGAATATCTTCCTTCAGCGCCCGCAAAATAAGCTGCGAGAACAAGCTGTTCGACCAGGCGAACCACTTGCGGGTGAACACGGACGGATCGTCGGCGTGGAAGCCTTCATGCATATAGCCGGTATCGGCATCGGTCGCTTCCAGCATAGCAATCACCGCCAGCCGCTCTTCCTTGCTGTCTGCCGTGATGCCTTGCATCGACAGCGCCATATGCCAGATGTAGCCCGCAGGGGTATGAGGACTGCCGATTCCCTTGGCGGCCTTGCCCTCGAAGTAGAACGGATTCTCGCTGCTCAGCGCGAACCGTCTCGTATTCTGGTAGACCGGATCGTCATTGTTCAAATAACCCAGGTACGGAATGGACATCAGACCCGGCGTTCCGGCGTCATCCATCAGGCTGTAATTGCCATACCCGTCTGTCTCGTAGGCGTAGATCGGTCCGAATTCAGGATGGCGGTAGGTGCCGTACAGCTTGATGCCGTGATCGACCTCCTGCTCCAGTTCCTTCAGCTCAGCCAGGAAATTCAGGTCCCGGAAGACCCACTCGGCAAAATCCTGCATCTGCCGCAGCGCCACCACGGCGAACATGTTCCCCGGAATGTTGTAATGGAAGTCGCAGGCGTCATCACTGGAGCGGAAGCCGGACCAGATCATGCCGGTGTAATTCACAGGCATTCCCAGGCCGCCGTTACGGATGGAATCCTCCATAATCCCGTTATTCCGCGTGAAGCGGTACGGGGACTCTTCGGCATGATGCTGCTCGCGCTTGAACAGGTCGGTGATGACGCGGAGCATTTTTTTGAAATCAGAGGTGAAGAAATCGGTCTGCTTCGTCTCTTCCCAGTAAGCATGGGCCAGCCGGATCACGAAGCACAGCGAGTCGATCTCGAATTTGCGCTCCCACACCCAAGGCGACATCTCCGTTACATCGGCGGCATTCCAGTGCCAGTCATTGGCCGATTCATTGAACGCGTTGGCGTAAGGATCGATCAGCACGTACTCCGTATGGCGCTTGATCAGCCCGCCGATAATCCGCTGCAGGTCAGCATCTTCCGCGGCAAAAGGCACATAATGAATGACCTGCTCCACCGAATCGCGCAGCCAGCAGGCGGGGATGTCCCCCGTAATGACAAAGGTGGTTCCGTCATCAAGCAGCTTGGTAGTGGTCTCCAGTGTATTCGGGAAGCAGTTGCGGAACAGGCGCTGCAGCTTAGGCCGGTGGGCCAGCTTCGCTTCGGCGTCGGCCAGCACGGCCTGAATGGATGACGGCAGCGTAAGCTCCGGCATCTCGATGCGGGGAAGTCTGAATTGTTCCAAGGTAGTAGTCTCCTTCTCGCTTAATCTATAGTAGGATGAATAATCTTAATCGTCTTAATCTCGAACGGATGGAAGGCCAGCGTCAGCATGCCGTCTTCATCCGGCAGCAGCTCGGTCTCTTCCTCCAGCGCATTGGACAGATAGATAGCCGAGTGCGGCAGCGGCCAGCTGATCCGCACGGTCTCGCGTCCACCGGCTGATTCATACAGCCGGAGGATGCTGCCGCTTCCGTCTTCCGCCAGCTTGACGGTATCCAGCACTACCTGCTTCCCTTCGTAGGAAAGGAAAGAACCAGTGGACGGATGTTGGCCTTTACTTGCCTCACAGGCTACAGCATACGAAGCATGGTTCAGCTCAGCGGCTTTGCGCTGGGTATGCGCCGAACGCCAGTCTCCGGTATGCGGGTAGAGCGAATAGGTGAATTCATGCTCTCCCTGATCGGCCGAATGATCCGGCCAGCGCGGTGCGCGCAGCAGAGACAGACGGATGGTGCTGCCCTGCGTGTCGTAACCGTATTTGCAGTCGTTCAGCAGGCTGACGCCATAGTCATGCTCCGACACATCAGCATACCGGTGCCCGCAGACCTCATACTGCGCCTGCTCCCAGCTCGTGTTGCGGTGCGTGGTCCGCTCCAGTGCGCCGAACGGAATCTCATAAGTAGCCTTGCTGGTCACTACATCAATCGGGAAGCCAACCTTCAGCAGCTTGTGGGCTTCGTGCCACTGGACCTTTGTCTTGAAGTCGATCCGCTTGTCGGTGTGGTACAGGATCAGCTCCTGGTGTATTTCCGATTGGCCTAGACTCCAGCGGAAGCTCAGCACATCGCAGACCGGACCTGCGGACATGAGCCGCTTCTCCAGCAGAACTGCTGCTCCGGCAGGCTGCTCCTCATAACGGCTGTCGATATCCCAGGCATCCCATAGAATCGGACGGTCATGGAAGAAATGCAGCCGGTTCAGCGCTTCGCCGGACTTCACAATCTCACGCCCGGCTTCCTTGTCGTACAGGCTGATAATCTCGCCCAGCTCATTGAACTGGAGCCGGTAGTAGCCGGTCTCCCAGCGATCATCGAACGTAGCGGAGTCCGCCGCAGAAATTGAGTTATTGCCTGCATCCGATGCGTCCGCACCCTGCTGCTCCTCTTCCCGCAGCCATACGGTTGCATACCCGAATGCCGGAACCTCCGGCACCCGCACACGCAGCACCATTTGCTTTCCTTCTGTAGTCATCTCTGCCGGAAGCTGTGTTCCGTTCCCGTCATATATAGCCGGAGCGGTTAGCGCTGCTCCAGGAGCAAAAGCAAGCTCGGCCACCATATCCCGGGTCCAGCCCAAGCCGTTAAGGATGACATAAGGCTGTCCCTCTCCACGGGTATCAATATCCGATACGGCTGCCTCCATGACGGACTTCAGGCTGCCCTCCCCAAGGGCGAAGATGTTCTTGTATTCCTTATCCGAAGTCTCATAGACCTCGGGAATCGACGAGCCGGGGATTATATCATGGAACTGGTTCAGAAGAATCAGCTTCCAGCCTTCATGCAGGGCCTCGCCTACCTCTTCCCGCCGCTGCGGGGTCAGCTGGTGTCCAGTCAGAGTCTGCCATAGCTCCGCTTCCCGGTACAAAATTTCAGCCTTGCGGTTATTGCGCTTGTTCCGTGCATGGGTCGTATAGGTTCCCCGGTGCAGCTCCAGATAGAGATCGCCCTGCCAGACCGGCAGCTCCGGTGCTGCCTGCTCGATGCCGGCGAAGAAATCTGCCGCCGTGCTGTAGCCGGAGGCAGGCTGACCGACCATCAGCTCCGAGCGCGACAGGTATTCAAGCATCTCCCGCGTCACGCCGCCGCCGCCGTCTCCGTGTCCGTAGAGCAGCATCTGTTCGCTGTGAACGGCTTTTTCACGATAGGACTGCCAGTGCTCGTGGATATCCTTCGGCAGCGTATTCTCATTCACGCCAT
This genomic interval from Paenibacillus sp. FSL H8-0332 contains the following:
- a CDS encoding alpha-mannosidase; protein product: MERINRFIRECSQAQWLEYRVLNDWKVFSTVYRQPGHYDESQPYSGSESFGLFPSVQGTTYYFRTTLDIPADWTDADTGLIFHSGGEGLLRVNGASQQGIDRNHTYATLNPETGGRHPEIEIELYDPIPEPDDPLNKQAVIQPPVRSITAALVRVNLPVQSLMYTVTVIRDSMLLLPEQDFRRVRMLEALHQAMDAYVNLGPAGAVDSSGIQAIEQELAAKVKAIGGNSEGFIHMIGQSHIDIAWLWPTRETVRKTSRTFSTVHALMEEYPEYRYAQSQPQLFAYLKDNDPELYAKVKARIQEGRWELVGGMWVEPDLNIPSGESLMRQMLYGQRFYQEEFGQQSEIEWLPDTFGYCASLPQILKHGKVRYFMTTKLGWNDTNLFPYDLFHWVGIDGTALLSYMNHGVNENTLPKDIHEHWQSYREKAVHSEQMLLYGHGDGGGGVTREMLEYLSRSELMVGQPASGYSTAADFFAGIEQAAPELPVWQGDLYLELHRGTYTTHARNKRNNRKAEILYREAELWQTLTGHQLTPQRREEVGEALHEGWKLILLNQFHDIIPGSSIPEVYETSDKEYKNIFALGEGSLKSVMEAAVSDIDTRGEGQPYVILNGLGWTRDMVAELAFAPGAALTAPAIYDGNGTQLPAEMTTEGKQMVLRVRVPEVPAFGYATVWLREEEQQGADASDAGNNSISAADSATFDDRWETGYYRLQFNELGEIISLYDKEAGREIVKSGEALNRLHFFHDRPILWDAWDIDSRYEEQPAGAAVLLEKRLMSAGPVCDVLSFRWSLGQSEIHQELILYHTDKRIDFKTKVQWHEAHKLLKVGFPIDVVTSKATYEIPFGALERTTHRNTSWEQAQYEVCGHRYADVSEHDYGVSLLNDCKYGYDTQGSTIRLSLLRAPRWPDHSADQGEHEFTYSLYPHTGDWRSAHTQRKAAELNHASYAVACEASKGQHPSTGSFLSYEGKQVVLDTVKLAEDGSGSILRLYESAGGRETVRISWPLPHSAIYLSNALEEETELLPDEDGMLTLAFHPFEIKTIKIIHPTID
- a CDS encoding alpha-mannosidase: MTKQQTAHIISHTHWDREWYLPYERHHIRLIELVDTLLDTLEQNPDFRSFFFDGQTIIIEDYLQVRPENRERLVRQIREGRIFIGPWYILQDAYLTSPEANVRNLQLGHQDAAVYGEVSKIGYFPDTFGLTGQIPQLMQQAGITNAFFGRGVKPTGFNNMVSDDGYESSFSELVWEGPDGSQVLGILFANWYSNGNEVPVDEEEARRFWERKLGDARQYAATDQLLFMNGCDHQPLQTDLPEAIRMAEKLHPEVNFVHSNFPDYIRAVEASLAGRSLSTVKGELRSQRTDGWGTLVNTASARVYLKQLNQRGQAMLEKVAEPLAVIAGLHGGEYPHHLLDYAWKTLLQNHPHDSICGCSVDEVHREMVTRFDKSYHTAEGIVEGSMQAITAAVDTSGFAAYGEEALPLIVTNTSGWSRTGTVTVELDAARQYLRDGLPLDENARRMKAVELDGRVLVDEQGQPIPCTVEDLGLSFGYDLPDDRFRQPYSCRKVRLTFEAAAVPALGLRTYAWVRPLGANAADVAGSAPAANLEAMASVPASLVHGARVLENDTLRVEVMADGSFTLEHKPSGKIYRDLGVYENTGDIGNEYMYRQPAGEVPLTTLGLNADIAVIEDTPYRASIEIAREWEIPASADALLEEEQRALVYYPERLAQRAAATVTLKLRTVLRLERNGKGLEVKSFIDNAAKDHRLRMLFPADLAAVSHRVDSMFELAERPNEPAPEWQNPSNAQHQQCFVDVAGENVGLTVANLGLHEYEILRDGRNTIAVTLLRSVGEMGDWGWFPTPEAQCLGEQTADLLLLPHSGDAVTSGAAAAAYQFQIPWTCAQAEVHAGSIPAVYSAVHWSGGTAAFSSMKLNKERGDVLLRWFNLTAEPCELELESALPAAAFYTSNILEAEGEELQPEGNASLKLPLGGHEITTVGIRLR
- a CDS encoding glycoside hydrolase family 125 protein yields the protein MEQFRLPRIEMPELTLPSSIQAVLADAEAKLAHRPKLQRLFRNCFPNTLETTTKLLDDGTTFVITGDIPACWLRDSVEQVIHYVPFAAEDADLQRIIGGLIKRHTEYVLIDPYANAFNESANDWHWNAADVTEMSPWVWERKFEIDSLCFVIRLAHAYWEETKQTDFFTSDFKKMLRVITDLFKREQHHAEESPYRFTRNNGIMEDSIRNGGLGMPVNYTGMIWSGFRSSDDACDFHYNIPGNMFAVVALRQMQDFAEWVFRDLNFLAELKELEQEVDHGIKLYGTYRHPEFGPIYAYETDGYGNYSLMDDAGTPGLMSIPYLGYLNNDDPVYQNTRRFALSSENPFYFEGKAAKGIGSPHTPAGYIWHMALSMQGITADSKEERLAVIAMLEATDADTGYMHEGFHADDPSVFTRKWFAWSNSLFSQLILRALKEDIL
- a CDS encoding glycoside hydrolase family 130 protein codes for the protein MSTIIGEALPNIPWQEKPEGTNSPVWRYSANPIIPRNAIPNSNSVFNSAVIPFEGGFAGVFRCDSRSVSMDIFAGFSEDGVNWNINHEPIVFEGDEEIIKREYRYDPRVCKIDDRYYVSWCNGYHGPTIGLAYTFDFKTFHQLENAFLPYNRNGVLLPRKIGGNYAMLSRPSDTGHTPFGDIFYSESPDLTFWGKHRYVMGTVDGDASAWQSKKIGPGPIPIETDKGWLLIYHGVINTCNGFVYRMGVALLDLDQPWKVKARSRNYILGPEELYECVGDVPNVTFPCAALTDAATGRIAIYYGCADTVTGLAFTTVDELISYMDEYPLEIEG
- a CDS encoding glycoside hydrolase family 20 protein; protein product: MDKPLDKYSSNNGPLTVVQQHISAASGEPWRLSAESRVRIADNARSEDNRVLNDTLFIVLTEFIGSLTPADQLMAVLYGQCESAASGDIVIELMEHEAAGHLDSQEAYVIDIGRYAKITASSERAVMYGLRMLLQRLAADGFVPCGTMSDSPAVAERALHIDIGRKFYTEDWILDRIREMSQLRLNTLQLHFSENEGFRLMSESHPEVVSEQALTKQEMAAIIHAARRYHIDIIPSLDSPGHLGQALRTHPEWLLKDAAGAPAPGALDITNPAARQFVLELIDEYAELFAGSRYFHIGGDEFINFAEFDKYPQLAEYARNVLNISGGTGVDTYIDYLNEVAEHLESKGWTVRAWNDGLYRADQTQRVAPKPSIQITYWTKWHPMMAPVEDILSKGHQVINYNDGYLYYVLGEHAGYTYPTGEKIRASWHPGLFPARTGEAKQEYTGVYPRELIGTTFSIWSDKPEAQTEAEVAAGLRGPLRAMAELAWLGKQDAAE